The Silene latifolia isolate original U9 population chromosome Y, ASM4854445v1, whole genome shotgun sequence sequence CTTTTTGGAATGAACAAAAACCAGGGTTCTTAGAAAGACAAGAACACTTAGCAAAACCTGGAACCTGATGAGGCTGTATCTGGCGGACTATATGCATGGTTACTGACTCCTCTAATCTCCTTAGATATAATATTTCTTTAGGTGGATGATATTCCACGATCTGGGGACCATTTGCCCTTCCATTGTCATGAGCTTGTAGGCTCCATTCCCGACGATACTTTCCACCTGGTACGGTCCTTCCCAATGGTAGGCAAATTTGCCTGCTCGCCGGTTTTTAGTGTTCTGAAAGACTTTTCTCAGGACCAGGTCCCCTACTTGCAGGGTCCTGACCTTTAAATTTTTGTTGTAGCTCCTGGCTACTGTTTGCCTATATGAGGCCATCCTGATCTGGGCGCTGGTTCTGAGTTCATCCACGGTGTCTAGGTTGCTTGCCATTTCTACCTAATTTTATTCCTCTGTTAGGCACCCGTATCTGTGGGTAGGGACCCTGACCTTTGAAGGAATAACTGCCTCAACTTCGAATACCAGGCTGAAAGGAGTTTGTCCCGTTGCTACTTTAGgggtggttctgtcagcccatagAACTAGTGGTAGCTCCTCCGCCCATTTACCCCCAATCTCTTCCAGCTTCTTTCTTAGGTTCTTCACTATAATTTTGCTACTAGATTCTGCTTGACCATTGGACTGAGGGTTCCTGGAGGTAGATTTCTGCAATGAAATGTTCCATCTAGCACAAAATGCTTCTGTCTTATTGCCAATAAACTGAGATCCATTATCGCATATTATTTTATATGGAATACCAGACTTACAGATGATATTGTGTTTAATGAAATATATCACCTGGGTCTCAGTGACTTGAGAGGACGAcgctgcctctatccatttggagaagtagtctgTCATGGCGAGCCCATAAACCTTGTTTCCTGGTGCCTTGGGCAgtggtcctactatgtccattccccatttcataaaGGGCCAAGGTGAAGTGACTGGGTGCAGAGGCTCTGCAGGCTGGTGGCTGACTGGTGCATGTCTTTGACAGGCATCACACTTTTTTGCGTATTCCAAAGCATCCTTACGCATCGTGGGCCAGAAATATCCCTGCCTGAGGGCCTTATTAGAcaggctcctgccccctgcatggtttccacattcaccactgtggatagcatgcaaaacagcctgaGCTTCCTCTCTATCCAGGCACCTCAGGTAGGGTCATGCGAGGGATTTCATGAACAAGATACCATCGATCAGCACAAATATGGAGGCTTGCATTTTAAAGCTTCTTACCTCTTTTTTATCTGCTGGAAGTATGTTATTCTGCAACCAATCTTGGTAGGGTTTCCTCCAGTCAACAGCTTCCTCCTGACTGGTGGTGCTGGTTAACATCCATTCTTCCTGTGATTGCGGTGTGCCAGCTATGTTTTCTTCGCCTTGTCCTGCTTTTGATATTGCAGGTTCTAGTACGTGGACGATAGGTATGGTAGAGATTGTACCTgatttgaatgttgcccccagggcaGCTAGGGCATCGGCCTCCACATTCTGGTCCCTGGGGATTTGCTTGTTGTTGAAGGTTTTGAACCTGAGTTTCAACTCTTGCGCTATTTCTAGGTAGGCCATCATAGTGGGGTCCCTGGATGCATAAGAGTTATTTACATGGTTTACGATAAGTTGGGAGTCGCTGTATACCTGGAGGTGCCTGATTTTTAAGTCCAGAGCTAGCTGCAGACCCAAGATCAAGGCTTCATACTCCGCTtcgttgttggtagctttgaattcGCACCGAACCGCCTGGACCAAGAGGTCCCCTTGGGATGATTTAAGGACCAGACCAACTCCTGCTCCCTTCATGTTGGAGGCTCCATCTACATTCAGCTCCCATATCTGCTCCCCTTTGTCTTCCTCCAGAGTGAGGATGTCCTTCTCGGCCTGCGTCTGGAGGGAGGGGCAAAAGTCGCAGACAAAATCTGCCAGAGCCTGGGTCTTGATTGCTGCCCGAGGTTCGAATTTCAGGTCGTAGCCACTTAGGTGTATGGACCACTTAGCCATTCTACCTGATAGCTCTGGTTTCCTCATTATAGTCTTAAGAGGATAGTTAGTTACCACAGAGATAGTATGTGactcaaaataaggtcgcaactTATAGGAAGCTGTGACTAGTGCAAGTACAAGTTTTTCAAGTGAGGTCTACCTGGTCCCTGCAGGCAGCAGAGACTTACTGACGTAATATACTGGATGATGTACTACTTCGTGCTCTCGAACTAACACGGCGCTGACAGCCACCTCAGTTACGGAGAGATACAAAGACAAGGTCTCTCCGGGTTTTGGCTTTGATAGGAGTGGTGGAGTGCTTAGATACCGTTTCAGCTCACTGAGTGCTGCCTCATGTTCCTCCGTCCACTCGAACTTATAGCTCTTCCTTAGGATGTCGTAAAATAACCCGCATTTGTCTGAGGACCTTGCTATGAACCTATTCAGAGCAGCCACTCGTCCTGTCAGGCGTTGCACGTCCTTCGGCTTTTGAGGTGACTCTAGCTGGAGTATGGCCTTGATTTGATCAGTGTTGGCATCTATCCCCCTCTGGGTTGCCATATATCCTAGGAACTTCCCACTGGAGACTCCGAAAGTGCATTTTGATGGGTTCAGCCTCATTTTATATTTTCTCAGGGTGATGAAAGTGTCAGCCAGATGTTCGACGTGCTGTGTAGCTTGCTTTGATTTTACCACCATATCGTCGATGTATACCTCCATGGTGCGGCCTATTTTCTCTTTGAACATCGTGTTTACCAACCGTTAGTAGGTGGAACCTGCATTCTTTAGACCAAAAGGCATCACATTATAACAATAGATACCTCATTCTGACCTGAATGCTGTTTTCTCTTGATCATCGGGATGCATTTTGATCTGATTGTAACCACTCCATGCATCTAAGAATGTGAGCATTTTATGGCCTGCTGTAGCATCCACCATGGCGTCTATGTGTGGCAGAGGGAACGGATCCTTTGGACAAGATTTATTGAGGTctgtgaaatcaacacaaaccctcCACTTACCGTTCTTTTTTGGAATAACCACCACTCTGGGTACTTGACTTCCCTGATTTTTCCAGCACCGAGCAAGTTGTCTACCTCTTGTTTTATAACCTGGTGCCTCTCTGGAGCAAACTTCCTCCTCTTCTGCTGGACAGGTTTGTAGCTTGGGTCCACGCTCAGCTTGTGTGTTGTTATACTAGGGTCTATCCCTACCATATCATTGTGGGACCAAgaaaaacaatccatgttagttTTCAATGACTGAACAAGTTCCTGACGGACATTACCTGTGCATTCTAATACAATAAGTACGGTCCGCTCTGGTTGCAGCTCATCCAGGCTGACTTCATCCAGCTCTGCCTGAGGTGGCTCGACATATTCCTCCTGGATGCGCtggctctgtaattgctatgctggcGGTCTGGTTGTTGGTTTCAGGGCTACCTTGTAGCAATTCTTAGCATCCTCTTAATCCCCACGTATCTCTTGCACTCCCCAGGGTATTGGGAATTTCAGACATTGGTGGTAGGTTGAAGGTATTGCCTTCATTTCGTGGATCCAGGGACTGCCAAGAattacattgtaagtagagggcccATCGATAACCAACTATCTCACCTGTTTATTGACTCCTTTGGCGTAGGTTGGGATGACAATTTCTCCTAGAGAGTGCTTCGTTTCACCACTGAAACCGACCAGAGGTACCGCCTTCGTTGCTAAGTCcttctcgctgaaccccatgCCTTTGAGTGTTTCCAGCATAATCAGGTTGACGGAGCTTCCTGTGTCCACCAGGATCTTTTTTACCTCGCAGTTTCCTATGGGGAGGGTGATGATTAGAGCGTCGTGGTGTTGTTCTGGAGTGTTTTGTGCATCTGTTTCATCAAAGGTGACTGCTGGGAGGTCCTGGCGGCTGATTCTGCAGGAGAATTCTGGCTTGTCTCCTTTGGTTTGTGTGGCGTGCCTTTTGGCTGCTGAATAAGTCAGGCCGCACAGTTCTGGGCCTCTTGTAATAAGATTCACAATTCTAGTGCACACAGGTGGAGGAGAGGGCAGAACCTGATTAGTGGAATTAACTTTGGTGGAGCCTCCTGGCATGAGGTGGTCTAAGTTTCCTCGATCGTACTGGAATTTGAGTTCCCTTCTCAAGGTGTAGCATTCGTCGGTGTCATGGCCTATGTCATCGTGCTACTCGCACCTCTTGCTGGAATCTCTTTTATCATTAGGACGCTCATCAGTCCGCTTCCTAGGCCACCTGACTCCCCGTATTTCCTTTAGGGCCTTGAGTACTCCTGCAAGGTTAGTCGATAATTTATACTCACTTACTTTCGGAGGTGGCTCAGAGTTATTCTTTCCTCCTGGGCCCTCAGAAACTTTGTTCACAGGCTTGCTGTAGGGTTTGGCTCTTTTGCTCTGCTTCTCTACAGGTGCCTTTCTGGATGTATGATATGTGCCATAGGCCGCCCTCCTGGGCCCTGAGTCTTCCTCCAGCCGCATGACTGCAATTACCTTCGTTTGCACCTCCTCGAAGGTAGCGCAAGGATACTTGTTCAGGTCTTTATATAAGTCTGAGTCCTGGCGGAGCCCTTGGCAAAAAGCTTCTATGGTTGTGGCTATGTCACACCGAGGGATCGCCACCTTCTCTCTGTTGAATCTGTTCAGAAAATCTCTTGTAGTCTCCTCAGGTCCCTGTACTATTCGGTACAGGCCACTGGTTTGCTTTTCTGGTCTGCGGCTGCTGGTGAACTGCTGGTGGAAGGCATTAACTAAATCAGCAAAGCAGGTTATGCTCTTATTGGGCAGGCTGACGAACCATTGTAAGGCTGCTACGGATAGGGTGGATCCAAACCCCTTACACATACAAGCTTCTTTCAAAGAACCCGTTGTGGTGATtaccatcatcttctgcttgtaatGGTTGATATGATCAAGAGGATCCGTGGTCCCGTAGTAGAGTGTCATGGCTGGCGGCACGCATCCTTTGGGAACACCAACAAGGGCTATGTCATTCACGAAAGGGGAGTCTGCGTAGCTATCACGTGTTGCCTTCTCCAAGGGTCGTGCTACACCCGGAATTCTGTACATCAGGTCCCTTAACTCCTGGTACTGCTGTTCCAGCAAGCTGCATgttcctgcaagagggttagagaTAGGCGGATAAGGGCCAACATGTGTACCTCCAAGACATGCTCCTCCTGGGAATTGACTGCCTGGCTGAATTGCCAAAGGTGTCGCATGGATGATGGTTCCTGGTTGCCATTCTGGTGCCTGCTGAGAAGAGGCTCCTCCTAGCCAGGTTCCTTCAGAGAAATGGCCGCTTGCTGGGTTCATCATGTTGGTGTTGGGTCTTGGATTCCATCCTGCCGTCTGCTGGCCGGGTGTTCCTGCAAAAGACTGCAAGTTAGTCCCTGATTGATTGTTAGACAAAGTACTACCTAGGGTTGGCTGCAAGCTGAGTGGTCGATCGAAAAACAGGAACCCTAATCTGCTGGGCTCGATAGCTCCTCTGGGTGGTACTCCTTCAAGATCCAATCTCGTGACCAGTTCTGACGGAATCTGTCGGGATGATTCTGCACTGGTGGCTGAGACTGGGGCCTCAGAAGGTGGAGGCAGCGCAACTGCCGTGGTCCTAGACCGGGCTACCGTTGCGATCTGGTTTCTGAGATCCTGGTTGTCCTTCCTCAAGCTTTTGATGGCCCTGTGCAGGGTGTCCATTCCTTCTAATACCTCTCGCATTGAGCCTGGTGATGAGGCTTATGATTTTTTGGGAATGCCTCCTGATGTAGTCTCCTGAATCTGGGTCCTGCTGGGACTTCTTTCCCTACTGTATCCCTTCACACTAGGTGTTGCTGATGCTTTAGGCACCTGCGGTGGCTTGAAAGGTGGTGGCATGGCTTTCGGGGATGTGCTGACAGGGGCCATCTGGTTGGCTGCTGGTGGTGCGGTGACCGGTCCCGTGGTTGCTGGGAGAGGTCGTCCTCCAGAAGGTTAAGAGGATACCCCCTGGGTGCTGGATGAGCGTGAACTGGCTCCAGACATGGTGACGAATGTATTGCTGAATTTTGGTTTTATGAAAATTGATCACTgaggccccacggtgggcgccaaattgttttggtaaaaattcaCTTGTTAGATGCTAGATTTTCCGGTCAAAGTGATCGACTTGGGCTATGAATGAATTAAAGAATTGATATGCAGAAATTGAATGAAAGACAATGAAAGAGAAGATGACACGAGaaaattttggtgacgcggaaaacccttGGTGGGAACAACCGTAGGGGGAGTCGGTATCCCACCAATAATTGCACTATAATCGAGGTAATTTTAGCAAGTAAGGAAGTACAAGGGTGTTTTTCTTAGTCAATTATAGATGGGAGGTTCGGAGTTTTTTTTCGATGCCCTTTGCTATTGTATGCTCCCTCCTTCTTATAGCTGTCTTCCTGGGGTTTCTGAACCAGGCTCCTCCGGATTTTCCTCCCCGTCTGGTAGTAACGGCTCCTTAAATTATGGGACTATTTATGGGCTTTGACTTTATCTCTCCTAATTGTTGCTATATTTCCTCTTTTGACTTGGTGTTTCTTTTATCTTCACGTGTGTTTCTCTACTTCTAATCTAGTGGTCCAGCTTTTGCCATGTCATTTATCCCTTTGCTTTCGCCCTCACCAACCGGTGTATGCCACATGTCGCGCTTAGAAAAATGATAATTTTTTCCCAACACTGTTCACGTCCCTTTTTTTCCTTTTCCACATTCtttttttctaccaactccgcaCAATGAATATGAGCCAAACTCACAACAAGGACAGATATACCAcaaaagtcacactaaactagcttgactggcaggctaaatttgggtgtagctaatgggttaaAAGGGTATTTTTGGCTAATGAGGAGCTACGTGGGTGAAAATGTaagaaaggggaaattgtaagcacctccctgcatgtaacaccaaccacaaacccgaatgtatgcaaatgaaaagaaatcgaatttcataaaagtgcaaaagtaatggacatgttatgcaaggagtactactctcaattcctacataaACCGgttatgaatgtcaccagttataaggctctaaatctcaaaaattgtaagtaggttgccaatttatcaggtcaagtctaaacagtcacctaatttgaacaaaaaactcgtagatatgcgcgtGACttagctaataactatcaattagatgcaaggcttaagtaaaaatgacaagttaaagtgcaatttcatcacggagaTATACCGTTCCTACTCAACCtgtatgcaaaaataaacgtgaaatttttcgaatttttttgaattttttgaatttttataggatttttgaatttttatagaaataaacaataatgcatacagaaattaaacgtgataacagaaatgcaataaaaaacataaatgcagacacaaatatggatgcataacctccccaaaccaaaccgtacaatgccctcattgtacccaaaaatagggaaaggaaatgcaaactaaaaaggagagtgaagatgcggaaaacttactaGATAACGCGAAGtaaggacctccccaaaccagccagcaacatgggaggtcacaaacagctgcaGGACATCGTCACAGGAAGCAAATCAACCAAATTCTACccgatggtactcgatcgagagaagttagtactcgatcaagtacaaatagctgccaaagtgttcgatcgaggaaaaGAATTACTCGATTGAATGGTCCTACAGGCTATAAATTTCGAGTAAAAACCAAGTCCAAAATTGTTCACAGTCTATGGttgtaaaaaccaattattaagcacgcaacaaaaacaaaaatgtttgaaaaaaaaaacaactagaaataaatttaaattccgggttgcctcctggtagcgctagtttcagtcaggtcccagcttgaccttcttttcttcgagcctctctaatttaacatggtcaaaacagctcaaagcgcgcagcaaccgatcaaatagctgcgcatgtgctacacaaaagtgTAAGTAGCACAAGGTATAATAGCaacataggaaaataacatgcataaacgtttaagcctaacaaatttactatgacagctcctaatttgtccacaaaataaaggagctcgggagcaattagTAATAATCTAGGGTaccatttcagattaacaaatttacgatgacaagtatggtgaaaaaCTGCTAAATTACTtgtccaactgggagggggtagagcattggaaaaagaaaaaatatgagtcatatgagatagcgtactattaatactaacaacaatgaaattatcgctaactacctcaggtgggttgctctcaCAGTCGGAAttattgacaaaagaatatattacctcatccgtgttaggagcaattaccgactcagctgtcttctcgtcaccctcctcagtggattccgtcctgtaaatcgcagcctcaagcgcatccagctcggctttgaaaaggggagattcaccaaaACTATTGTCGTCGTCAAAATTGTCATCTAAAACGATCCCAAGTGACAAATCATTGCTCTCCCTGGCCAAATCAGTCAATCAAGTAGaaatgacactcgatcgagagctttcctcttgataatcactcgatcgagtacataaatcagctcgatcgagaacttcctcaaagcagctgttcgatcgagtggaattttctaTTCGATCAAACATTTCCTcagttatttcactcgatcgaccactataatacattcgatcgagtgaaaattattGTTTAGCGCATAAATCTTCGTGTGATGCGTCATTTTCTGATAGAtattcgtaatccgagtcatccaaaTCATCAGTAGCATTACGCAACGCGagtccttcatgggaaagaccactctcggtgTAGGTAGCGCATACCTTCTCTGGTTGCCTTAGATTCGACTCaacagctaactgagctatttcggaatcgagctcatcaatttgcgcaCAAGTACGTCTATCATGTTCTTGCAATTGgaatgcaagtgccttcaccaaagtcTTCAGCTCAGCAATCTCTTCATTCTGCTTATCAGGagaaggagcttgttgttgcggtggccagacaaacggaggctTTTGATTGCCTCATTGATAAGGTAGATGTGGAAGCACAACTACAGCGGAATGGCTAGCTTGTCTACGGTTCTTGAACACGTAGACCTTGTCGTTCTCTGCCATGAAAACAGCTGTATTGTGCCCAGAAGCACCACATTtcccacagtaaaccacctgctgcgccatataatggaacataggtggagggtcaaaggtactcaagccttccctttgacgatctttttaCCTAGAActatctaggtaggacctgtaggacctatcaaaatagcactaaagaaaaagatgagaactgcctcaaggaataaatcccttgaggctaaagacagacaaaaataaaacaagcagaTAAAGTAgttgtctccccggcaacggcgccaaaatttgataccgtcgtcgggtaccaaaaataaaatacctagttacactaacagaagtcagcggtaagtagggtcgatctccacagggaggcggtcactatctacttgtctattcggtctctctacgtcacaagttgggggttttaaattgaatgtttaaactaaactaataggattaaggcaagagaaaataaaaagagagattaacaataagaaaagggaattaggatgtcgggtcatcaatgattatcggtcaattgcagctaaggtcacagatcagtcagttatatcggtctaaggggcaatgaatatctccttcgggtctcaattcgccctaaaacactaatagcttagcttccgccctcactaaagtgccctaatgctcactgcaggtctcaccccttccaaccttccggtctaggtcaagacttaccaatgttaaataagctaattgcatcgattcaatcaactAGTTACAATTAAGAGCAGTGATAAACAACAGAGACATAATAACAACAGatctgcaaactaattaacaattaacaataatcatcgactcccctaatcctagcaaggaGAATTAGATAGACATAAGTGAGAAAAGAGCAAGaacaaagggaagagaaataataaacactaactaaagagagaaaaggggaaaagagaattacagagaaaagatccggaaaaagaaaggaaagcaGTCAACagtagaaaagagaaaagaaattatGAAGTGTCAAGGAACAAGCGTCCAAGATGTCCTTCTACGTTTCTATCGTCGTCCTTTATATAGCAAAGACgttttttatttaacctaataacgaaataagactaaaaagcccGAACCTAATATTCAGTTTCCAGATCCAGAAAAATTTACACTTGTTAAAACTTTGATCGAACTAACCTTGTGCTAGCCAAGTTGCttttttggtagagaaatttccatccACAGACAGTCCCCAAATGAGGGTATCTGGGATATCATTCCGCGGGAGTGGAATATCAGTTATCTTATTAACAATATCGTTATGCACTAAATCAGATAACTTAGTAACATCTCATTGTTTATCAGGTGTTATGAActctttaaccaaaagattaaaatCATGGGTACTATCAGCATCAATAATGCTGGTAAGTGGATATGA is a genomic window containing:
- the LOC141630466 gene encoding uncharacterized protein LOC141630466; the encoded protein is MRKPELSGRMAKWSIHLSGYDLKFEPRAAIKTQALADFVCDFCPSLQTQAEKDILTLEEDKGEQIWELNVDGASNMKGAGVGLVLKSSQGDLLVQAVRCEFKATNNEAEYEALILGLQLALDLKIRHLQVYSDSQLIVNHVNNSYASRDPTMMAYLEIAQELKLRFKTFNNKQIPRDQNVEADALAALGATFKSGTISTIPIVHVLEPAISKAGQGEENIAGTPQSQEEWMLTSTTSQEEAVDWRKPYQDWLQNNILPADKKEVRSFKMQASIFVLIDGGRSLSNKALRQGYFWPTMRKDALEYAKKCDACQRHAPVSHQPAEPLHPVTSPWPFMKWGMDIVGPLPKAPGNKVYGLAMTDYFSKWIEAASSSQVTETQVIYFIKHNIICKSGIPYKIICDNGSQFIGNKTEAFCARWNISLQKSTSRNPQSNGQAESSSKIIVKNLRKKLEEIGGKWAEELPLVLWADRTTPKVATGQTPFSLVFEVEAVIPSKVRVPTHRYGCLTEE